In Halorhabdus tiamatea SARL4B, a genomic segment contains:
- a CDS encoding Na+/H+ antiporter subunit D: MTPAHVVVAPLVITLVTAILTLLTRRYGRLQRAISLLGIAGYVLAVGALASRVFSIDILTGASQETATLTYQLSNWPAPFGISLVADALSAFMLVLAAIVSAAALAFSARYISDYGQRVAYHSLFHFMLTGVTGAFLTGDIFNLFVWFEVMLMPSYVLVVFYGRSEHTRAALQYTVLNLLGSALMLVSIGGLYATTGTLNMADMSRRLTHASQYGIDPAPVLGLSGILLAVFALKAGIVPFQFWVPAAYRAAPAPISAMLAGVTKKVGVYAIVRLVFTVLGGATLADGLELGLSGSAFSDFFGPVLFVMAVGSIFVGGLGAVSRNDLDGVLAYSSIGQVGFIVLAIALAAGTEGSIRIVSLIAVLVYSLNHAIAKSLLFLVSGVIQESVGSTRFSAVGGLASRRPILGGTFFLGAIALIGIPPLTGFFGKLLVFESAGEALTAGVPLAELALGAALVGAVLTIVYMSRAWSRVFWGPQSEPVTHAYRPTVLVAIVAGFSLLVVVLGVGFDPVYRLAETAAHAAADHTGYVEAVAPEVIE, translated from the coding sequence ATGACGCCTGCACACGTCGTCGTGGCACCGCTCGTGATCACGCTGGTGACAGCGATCCTGACGCTGCTGACGAGACGGTACGGCCGACTCCAGCGGGCGATCAGCCTGCTCGGCATCGCCGGGTACGTTCTCGCGGTCGGCGCACTCGCGAGTCGAGTCTTCTCGATCGACATCCTCACGGGGGCAAGCCAGGAGACGGCGACGCTGACCTATCAGCTGTCGAACTGGCCGGCACCGTTCGGTATCTCGCTGGTGGCCGATGCACTCTCGGCGTTCATGCTCGTCCTGGCAGCGATCGTCTCGGCCGCGGCACTGGCGTTCTCGGCACGATACATCAGCGACTACGGCCAGCGCGTCGCGTATCATTCGCTGTTTCACTTCATGCTGACGGGCGTCACCGGGGCGTTCCTGACTGGCGACATCTTCAACCTCTTCGTGTGGTTCGAGGTCATGCTCATGCCGAGTTACGTCCTCGTCGTCTTCTACGGACGGAGCGAACACACACGCGCGGCGTTGCAGTACACGGTCCTCAACCTGCTCGGGAGTGCGCTCATGCTGGTGTCGATCGGTGGCCTCTACGCGACGACCGGGACGCTCAACATGGCTGACATGTCCCGCCGCCTCACTCACGCGAGCCAGTACGGCATCGACCCCGCGCCGGTGCTCGGGTTGAGTGGAATCTTGCTGGCCGTCTTCGCACTCAAGGCCGGCATCGTCCCGTTCCAGTTCTGGGTGCCGGCCGCCTATCGGGCCGCGCCGGCCCCGATCTCGGCCATGCTCGCCGGCGTCACGAAGAAGGTCGGCGTCTACGCGATCGTCCGGCTGGTGTTCACTGTCCTCGGTGGGGCGACTCTGGCTGACGGCCTCGAACTCGGGCTGTCGGGATCTGCCTTCAGCGACTTCTTCGGCCCTGTCCTGTTCGTCATGGCAGTCGGCAGCATCTTTGTCGGTGGCCTGGGAGCCGTCTCACGCAACGACCTCGACGGCGTCCTCGCGTACTCGAGCATCGGGCAGGTCGGGTTCATCGTCCTCGCCATCGCGCTTGCCGCTGGGACGGAAGGGTCAATCAGGATCGTCTCGCTGATCGCCGTCCTCGTCTACTCGCTGAACCACGCGATCGCGAAGTCGCTGCTGTTCCTGGTCAGTGGCGTGATCCAGGAGAGCGTCGGCTCGACGCGGTTCAGCGCAGTTGGTGGCCTCGCCTCCAGACGGCCGATCCTCGGCGGGACGTTCTTCCTCGGCGCGATCGCGCTGATCGGTATCCCGCCACTGACTGGCTTCTTCGGGAAGCTACTGGTCTTCGAGTCGGCCGGGGAAGCTCTCACCGCCGGCGTCCCACTGGCCGAACTGGCACTGGGGGCGGCCCTGGTCGGTGCCGTGCTGACGATCGTCTACATGTCCCGGGCCTGGAGCCGCGTGTTCTGGGGTCCACAGTCCGAGCCCGTCACCCACGCCTATCGCCCGACCGTCCTCGTCGCCATTGTCGCCGGGTTCTCGCTACTGGTCGTCGTGCTCGGCGTCGGCTTCGACCCGGTCTATCGACTGGCCGAGACGGCGGCCCACGCCGCCGCGGACCACACAGGCTACGTCGAGGCCGTCGCCCCGGAGGTGATAGAATGA
- a CDS encoding MnhB domain-containing protein — translation MSGESPTAGDGETTATPQVTDGDTTVIARTVVRIVVPIILLVAIALLLQGHNQPGGGFIAGVLTTSGIALVYIIYGLHYVEENLLSGSVLPRSFPLDVDNTGAESPASITKEFGEVFGIGLAIAAGGGLAALVFGYPFLSQAVVFLEHLPIYGEVEIASALVFDLGVYVVVVGGLLTILAVVGNE, via the coding sequence ATGAGCGGGGAATCGCCCACGGCGGGTGACGGCGAGACGACGGCCACGCCGCAGGTGACCGACGGGGATACGACGGTCATCGCCCGGACGGTCGTCCGCATCGTCGTCCCGATCATCCTGTTGGTGGCGATCGCACTCCTGCTGCAGGGCCACAACCAGCCCGGCGGTGGCTTCATCGCGGGCGTGTTGACGACTTCAGGGATCGCACTCGTCTACATCATCTACGGACTGCACTACGTCGAAGAAAACCTGTTGTCCGGGTCCGTACTGCCGCGGTCGTTCCCGCTCGACGTCGACAACACGGGAGCCGAGAGCCCTGCGTCGATCACCAAGGAGTTCGGCGAGGTCTTCGGGATCGGCCTGGCGATCGCGGCCGGCGGCGGGCTGGCTGCGCTGGTCTTCGGGTATCCGTTCCTCTCCCAGGCCGTCGTCTTCCTCGAACACCTCCCGATCTACGGCGAGGTCGAGATCGCGAGCGCACTCGTCTTCGATCTCGGCGTGTACGTCGTGGTCGTCGGTGGCCTCCTCACGATCCTCGCGGTGGTGGGTAACGAATGA
- the amrA gene encoding AmmeMemoRadiSam system protein A, with the protein MTTGENYPGLDSETGKRLLAYARAVVEAIVTDESPPETPELSVLGEERGAFVTLKTDGELRGCIGRPLPDQPLSDALEAAATEAATGDPRFPPVSPDELDSITVSMSVLTPPESLSGVGPGDIVVGRDGLILTRGRQSGLLLPQVAADREWTAEQFLGETARKAGLPPDAWKQAETTVKRFSAQVFAEESPHGRITVDDYTGVESETEPSD; encoded by the coding sequence ATGACTACGGGCGAGAACTACCCCGGTCTCGACAGCGAAACTGGGAAGCGACTCCTTGCATACGCCCGGGCGGTCGTCGAGGCTATCGTAACTGACGAGTCGCCACCAGAGACCCCCGAGCTATCGGTTCTCGGCGAGGAGCGTGGCGCGTTCGTCACGCTGAAGACGGACGGCGAGTTGCGGGGCTGTATTGGCCGTCCGCTGCCCGACCAACCGCTTTCGGACGCTCTCGAAGCCGCAGCGACTGAAGCGGCGACGGGAGACCCACGGTTCCCGCCAGTCTCGCCGGACGAACTCGATTCGATCACCGTCTCAATGAGTGTGTTGACGCCGCCGGAATCCCTTTCGGGCGTCGGCCCGGGGGACATCGTCGTGGGTCGCGACGGCTTGATCCTCACGAGGGGGCGACAGAGCGGACTCCTGCTCCCCCAGGTCGCCGCGGATCGGGAGTGGACGGCCGAGCAGTTCCTCGGGGAAACCGCTCGAAAGGCTGGACTGCCGCCGGACGCCTGGAAGCAGGCGGAAACGACCGTCAAGCGCTTCTCCGCACAGGTGTTTGCCGAGGAGTCGCCTCACGGACGGATTACTGTCGATGATTATACGGGCGTCGAGTCTGAAACCGAGCCCTCGGACTGA
- a CDS encoding MutS-related protein, which translates to MDLEDYWGVGPKTRDLLAESIGVEAAIEAVESGDLRTLTEAGLSRGRATRILRRAQGGAMDVLSTRDARSVYKSVLDLASDYAVTRHAADSIRLLTPLDSQAAMESRLETVMDAVAVWDELDEATRESITEAFEAYDSVAGGDLAGVRTALALREAGVTEGVFAPLADLDVEQLDAAADALAALEADGVATGADDRLDDLRTQLGAIEDMAADAESVIATIRDAGVRGGEEFRERFVDHVVGETGVDVGAVREAIVADAPDVTDFVSETLRTLATGRREAVAEREADVSERLEASLELAREDVDAAVEIVDDIARDVSLARFARAFDLTAPTYRKGRVLAVENARNLELVGADHPVQPVTYGIGDHSLSVPDGNEPPRGDRVAVLTGANSGGKTTLLETLAQVQLLAQMGLPVPADAAEVGVVDAVVFHRRHASFNAGVLESTLRTVVPPLTDEGRTLMLVDEFEAITEPGSAADLLHGLVTLTVDQPALGVFVTHLADDLEPLPATARTDGIFAEGLTTDLELEVDYQPRFGTVGRSTPEFIVSRLVADADDRRERGGFETLAAAVGEQAVQRTLSDAEWSG; encoded by the coding sequence ATGGATCTGGAGGACTACTGGGGCGTCGGGCCGAAGACCCGTGACCTCCTCGCCGAGTCGATCGGTGTCGAAGCCGCGATCGAAGCCGTCGAATCCGGCGATCTCCGAACGCTGACCGAGGCCGGGCTGAGCCGCGGGCGGGCGACGCGGATCCTCCGCCGGGCCCAGGGCGGCGCGATGGACGTGCTTTCGACCCGCGACGCACGGTCGGTGTACAAGTCGGTGCTCGACCTGGCGAGTGACTACGCCGTGACCCGCCACGCCGCCGATAGCATTCGCCTTCTCACACCCCTCGACTCGCAGGCTGCGATGGAATCGCGACTGGAAACCGTCATGGATGCCGTGGCTGTCTGGGACGAACTCGACGAGGCGACCCGGGAGAGCATCACTGAGGCCTTCGAGGCCTACGACAGCGTCGCGGGCGGCGACCTCGCCGGCGTTCGGACCGCCCTGGCACTGCGGGAGGCCGGCGTCACGGAAGGTGTCTTCGCGCCGCTCGCGGACCTCGACGTCGAACAGCTCGACGCCGCGGCCGATGCGCTCGCCGCGCTCGAGGCGGACGGCGTCGCGACGGGTGCCGACGACCGTCTCGACGACCTCCGAACCCAACTCGGCGCGATCGAGGACATGGCCGCCGACGCCGAGTCGGTGATCGCCACGATCCGCGACGCTGGCGTCCGAGGCGGCGAGGAGTTCCGCGAGCGATTCGTCGATCACGTCGTCGGCGAGACCGGCGTCGACGTCGGGGCCGTCAGGGAGGCGATAGTCGCCGACGCGCCGGACGTGACCGACTTCGTGTCCGAGACGCTTCGCACCCTCGCGACGGGCCGACGCGAGGCCGTCGCCGAACGCGAGGCCGACGTCAGCGAGCGCCTCGAAGCCAGTCTGGAACTCGCCCGCGAGGATGTCGACGCCGCCGTCGAGATCGTCGACGATATCGCGCGGGACGTCTCGCTGGCCCGGTTCGCTCGCGCCTTCGACCTCACCGCACCCACGTATCGCAAGGGCCGCGTCCTCGCCGTCGAAAACGCCCGCAACCTCGAACTGGTCGGTGCAGACCACCCTGTCCAGCCGGTAACCTACGGGATCGGCGACCACTCGCTGTCCGTGCCTGACGGGAACGAACCGCCGCGGGGAGATCGCGTCGCGGTCCTGACGGGGGCCAACAGTGGCGGGAAAACGACATTGCTCGAAACACTCGCGCAGGTCCAGTTGCTCGCACAGATGGGACTGCCCGTGCCGGCCGACGCCGCCGAGGTCGGCGTCGTCGACGCCGTCGTCTTCCACCGCCGGCACGCGAGTTTCAACGCGGGCGTGCTCGAATCGACCCTCCGGACGGTCGTCCCGCCGCTGACCGACGAGGGCCGAACGTTGATGCTGGTCGACGAGTTCGAAGCGATCACCGAACCCGGCAGCGCCGCTGATTTGCTGCACGGACTGGTGACGCTGACCGTCGACCAGCCGGCGCTCGGCGTCTTCGTCACGCACCTGGCCGACGACCTCGAACCCCTGCCGGCGACGGCCCGGACCGACGGCATCTTCGCCGAAGGGTTGACGACGGACCTCGAACTTGAAGTCGATTACCAGCCCCGCTTCGGGACTGTCGGGCGCTCGACGCCGGAGTTCATCGTTTCGCGACTCGTGGCCGACGCCGACGACCGGCGCGAGCGTGGCGGGTTCGAGACGCTCGCCGCCGCTGTCGGCGAGCAGGCCGTCCAGCGGACGCTCTCGGACGCCGAGTGGTCCGGCTGA
- the mbhE gene encoding hydrogen gas-evolving membrane-bound hydrogenase subunit E: MQSPSQSVLLVVLLVPFLAAAVAPLVYRLIGDRVAYFGAAVAAVAFGLIGTQYGTEGVVSIPWIPSLDVSLALYVDGLSLLLGFVVSGIGILIFTYSGGYMHDEPGKAKFYTTLLVFMGAMLGVAFAADLLALFVFWELTSVSSFVLIGHYQDDPDSQYAARKAMIITVAGGLFLLIAFLLLQTVSADVMGTASFRLVGGEESMIANAEAMREGLRSAGLFVPVLGLLAVGAAAKSAQVPLHIWLPNAMEAPTPVSAFLHSATMVKAGVYLVGRFRPLLGSAEWELLFAGLGLLTMTVGAMLAIKADDIKELLAYSTASHLGLIVAGFGLQSIYGAETGAFHILNHALFKAALFLVAGIVAHEAGSRLLSDLGGLWRDLPITAAVAVVAALGMAGIPPFNGFYSKELLFEATFHAAEHAGGLWWILPAVAVFGSVFTFLYSIKFLSLFFGDRPDALENVHSPPLPMLAPPVILATLAGLIGLGGIVSTTGVQFGPLGGFEAFINRILEGAGASEPHFGYHLPTSVTPAAGMSAITIGVGAVAYPYYDRLAAVVDRLASIEPLSPNWYYDGIMDWFDRTRVVAGRLHTGRIRTYAIWLLVGVAALTIGGYVAAGVVLPALSSITLAVPIIIVLGVAVVAALAVTSAPSHVAGVLTLSILGFMVAIFYILANAPDLALTQLVIETLVLVLFLLVLNKLPEFYGDLKRRQILTDSLISGVVGVTVFLTVLVSTAATPGQPIYEYFLERGGIPAEHGQTLLDWGGGSNIVNVILVDFRAFDTMGEISVIAMAALSIITMIAMRQRGEAQ; this comes from the coding sequence GTGCAATCACCGAGTCAGAGCGTCCTCCTCGTCGTGCTTTTGGTGCCGTTTCTGGCTGCTGCGGTCGCGCCGCTGGTCTATCGCCTGATCGGCGATCGCGTCGCCTACTTCGGCGCGGCGGTCGCGGCGGTCGCCTTCGGCCTCATCGGCACCCAGTACGGAACCGAGGGGGTCGTCTCGATACCGTGGATCCCATCGCTGGATGTCTCGCTCGCCCTGTACGTCGACGGACTCTCACTGTTGCTCGGGTTCGTCGTCAGCGGGATCGGTATCCTGATTTTCACCTATTCGGGCGGGTATATGCACGACGAACCGGGGAAAGCGAAGTTCTACACCACGCTGCTCGTGTTCATGGGCGCGATGCTCGGGGTCGCCTTCGCCGCCGACCTGCTCGCGCTGTTCGTCTTCTGGGAACTCACGAGCGTCTCGTCGTTCGTCCTCATCGGTCACTACCAGGACGATCCGGACTCCCAATACGCCGCCCGGAAGGCGATGATCATCACCGTCGCCGGCGGGCTGTTCCTGCTGATCGCGTTCCTCCTCTTGCAGACAGTTTCGGCCGACGTCATGGGCACGGCCTCGTTCCGGCTGGTCGGCGGCGAGGAGTCGATGATCGCGAACGCCGAGGCGATGCGTGAGGGGCTTCGGTCGGCGGGGCTATTCGTGCCCGTGCTGGGGCTGCTCGCGGTCGGTGCGGCGGCCAAGTCCGCACAGGTGCCGCTTCACATCTGGCTGCCCAACGCCATGGAGGCCCCGACGCCGGTCTCGGCGTTTCTCCACTCGGCGACGATGGTCAAAGCCGGCGTGTACCTCGTCGGCCGGTTCCGGCCGCTGCTGGGTTCGGCCGAGTGGGAGCTCCTGTTTGCCGGTCTCGGTCTCCTGACGATGACCGTCGGGGCGATGCTCGCGATCAAGGCCGACGACATCAAGGAACTGCTCGCGTATTCGACGGCTTCCCACCTCGGACTCATCGTCGCCGGGTTCGGCTTGCAGTCGATCTACGGCGCGGAGACCGGGGCGTTCCACATCCTGAATCACGCGCTGTTCAAGGCGGCACTGTTCCTCGTCGCAGGGATCGTCGCTCACGAGGCCGGCAGTCGTCTACTCTCGGATCTCGGCGGGCTCTGGCGCGATCTGCCGATCACCGCCGCCGTTGCCGTCGTGGCTGCCCTGGGGATGGCCGGGATCCCGCCGTTCAACGGTTTCTACTCGAAAGAGCTGCTCTTCGAAGCGACCTTCCACGCCGCCGAGCACGCCGGTGGGCTGTGGTGGATCCTCCCGGCCGTCGCGGTCTTCGGGAGTGTCTTTACGTTCCTCTATTCGATCAAGTTCCTCTCGCTGTTCTTCGGCGACCGACCGGACGCACTCGAAAACGTCCACTCGCCGCCCCTGCCGATGCTCGCGCCGCCGGTTATCCTCGCCACGCTGGCGGGCCTGATCGGCCTCGGCGGTATCGTTTCGACGACCGGCGTTCAGTTCGGCCCGCTCGGTGGATTCGAGGCGTTCATCAACCGAATCCTCGAGGGGGCGGGGGCTTCCGAACCGCACTTCGGGTACCATCTCCCCACGTCAGTCACGCCGGCGGCGGGGATGAGCGCGATCACGATCGGGGTCGGCGCGGTCGCCTATCCCTACTACGATCGCCTCGCGGCCGTCGTCGATCGGCTGGCGTCGATCGAGCCGCTGTCGCCGAACTGGTACTACGACGGGATCATGGACTGGTTCGACCGGACGAGAGTCGTCGCCGGCCGCCTGCATACCGGTCGAATTCGAACGTACGCGATCTGGCTGCTGGTCGGCGTCGCCGCACTGACGATCGGTGGGTACGTCGCTGCCGGGGTCGTCCTGCCGGCACTCTCCTCGATCACGCTGGCTGTCCCGATCATCATCGTGCTGGGGGTCGCCGTGGTGGCGGCCCTGGCCGTGACGAGTGCGCCCTCCCACGTCGCCGGCGTGCTGACGCTGTCGATCCTCGGGTTCATGGTCGCCATCTTCTACATCCTGGCGAACGCGCCGGACCTGGCGTTGACCCAACTGGTCATCGAGACGCTCGTGCTCGTGTTGTTCCTGCTCGTGTTGAACAAGCTGCCGGAGTTCTACGGCGATCTGAAGCGCCGACAGATCCTCACGGACAGTCTCATCTCGGGAGTCGTCGGCGTGACTGTCTTCCTGACGGTGCTCGTCTCGACGGCCGCAACGCCGGGCCAACCGATCTACGAATATTTCCTCGAACGTGGTGGCATCCCGGCAGAACACGGCCAGACGCTACTCGACTGGGGTGGCGGGAGCAACATCGTGAACGTCATCCTCGTCGACTTCCGTGCCTTCGACACGATGGGGGAGATCTCCGTGATCGCGATGGCCGCGCTCTCGATCATCACCATGATCGCGATGCGTCAGCGGGGTGAAGCCCAATGA
- a CDS encoding transcription initiation factor IIB: MSESTIQSRTAEQTGERTADEQFDHDETEVCPECGGDLVTDSERGETVCSECGLVVEEDEIDPGPEWRAFDSAEKDKKSRVGAPTTNMMHDKGLSTNIGWQNKDAYGNSLSSRQREKMQRLRTWNERFRTRDSKERNLKQALGEIDRMASALGLPENVRETASVIYRRALDEDLLPGRSIEGVATASLYAAARQAGNPRSLDEIERVSRIDRMELTRTYRYVVRELNLEVKPADPESYVPRFVSDLDLSEEVSRQARELIESARKEGVLSGKSPVGIAAAAIYAAALLSNERITQGEVSEVANISEVTIRNRYKELLEAKSAGSQQVA; this comes from the coding sequence ATGAGTGAATCCACAATACAATCTCGAACGGCAGAGCAGACTGGCGAACGCACCGCGGACGAACAGTTCGACCACGACGAGACGGAAGTCTGTCCGGAGTGTGGCGGCGACCTGGTAACGGACTCGGAACGCGGCGAGACCGTGTGTTCGGAGTGCGGACTCGTCGTCGAGGAAGACGAGATCGACCCCGGCCCAGAGTGGCGAGCCTTCGATTCCGCGGAAAAAGACAAGAAGTCCCGCGTCGGTGCACCGACGACGAACATGATGCACGACAAGGGCCTCTCGACGAACATCGGCTGGCAGAACAAGGACGCCTACGGCAACTCGCTGTCCAGCCGTCAGCGCGAGAAGATGCAGCGCTTGCGCACCTGGAACGAGCGATTCCGCACGCGCGATTCGAAGGAACGCAACCTCAAGCAGGCCTTAGGCGAGATCGACCGGATGGCGAGTGCGCTCGGGCTGCCCGAGAACGTCCGCGAGACAGCAAGCGTCATCTATCGCCGCGCCCTCGACGAGGACCTCCTGCCGGGGCGCTCCATCGAAGGTGTCGCCACCGCGTCGCTATACGCTGCCGCACGGCAGGCCGGCAACCCACGCAGCTTAGACGAGATCGAACGTGTCTCCCGGATTGACCGGATGGAACTCACGCGGACGTATCGATACGTCGTCCGAGAGCTCAACCTCGAAGTCAAGCCGGCCGACCCCGAGAGCTACGTCCCGCGGTTCGTCTCCGATCTGGACCTGAGCGAGGAGGTCTCCCGGCAGGCCCGCGAACTGATCGAGTCAGCGCGGAAAGAGGGCGTTCTCAGCGGGAAGAGCCCCGTCGGAATCGCCGCCGCCGCGATCTACGCGGCCGCGCTCCTCAGCAACGAGCGGATCACGCAGGGCGAAGTCTCGGAGGTCGCGAACATCTCGGAGGTCACGATCCGCAACCGCTACAAGGAACTCCTCGAGGCTAAATCGGCCGGTAGCCAGCAGGTAGCGTAA
- a CDS encoding GNAT family N-acetyltransferase, with the protein MEILELIDESDREEAIPILKQLWTDRKRGEIRTWTAEDDYHLFGASEDSTLLGVAGVRIDDFLHHQRHAWLYDFVVDEPRRGEGIGRALLEHVESWAVKQDCESVALASPLDNRAVHEYYESQDFEKWGYVIETDL; encoded by the coding sequence ATGGAAATCCTGGAACTGATCGACGAATCGGACCGCGAAGAAGCGATCCCCATCCTCAAGCAACTCTGGACGGATCGCAAGCGCGGGGAAATCCGGACGTGGACGGCTGAAGACGATTACCACCTGTTTGGCGCGTCCGAGGACAGCACGCTCCTGGGCGTGGCCGGCGTCCGGATCGACGACTTCCTCCATCATCAGCGCCACGCCTGGCTGTACGATTTCGTCGTCGACGAGCCACGACGCGGGGAGGGCATCGGGAGAGCGCTGCTCGAACACGTCGAGTCGTGGGCCGTCAAGCAGGACTGTGAGAGTGTCGCGCTGGCGTCACCGCTGGACAACCGAGCAGTCCACGAGTACTACGAGAGCCAGGACTTCGAAAAGTGGGGCTACGTGATCGAGACGGATCTGTGA
- a CDS encoding DUF357 domain-containing protein → MPADLAEKTDRYERLLSEALETATVRPPEGTPLGDAAAEFREMARSYLEDGRHFRAEDDLVNALAAFSYGHAWLDAGARIGLFDVPQEGHLFTV, encoded by the coding sequence ATGCCAGCCGATCTCGCCGAGAAGACCGACCGCTACGAGCGACTGTTGAGCGAAGCTCTCGAAACGGCGACGGTCCGACCACCTGAGGGAACGCCGCTCGGAGACGCTGCCGCGGAGTTCCGAGAAATGGCTCGATCGTACCTCGAAGACGGCCGCCACTTCCGGGCCGAGGACGACCTCGTCAACGCCCTCGCGGCCTTCTCCTATGGCCACGCCTGGCTCGACGCCGGCGCGCGGATTGGACTCTTCGACGTTCCCCAGGAGGGACACCTCTTTACGGTGTGA
- the hpt gene encoding hypoxanthine/guanine phosphoribosyltransferase, which produces MDRLKQSLLDAPVIEKEEYQYFVHPISDGVPMLRPELLREIVIRIIRKAELEDVDKIVTPAAMGIHISTAVSLMTDIPLVVVRKRQYGLEGEVSLQQVTGYSESEMYVNDVYEGDKVLVLDDVLSTGGTLAGITGALEEIGAEIVDIVAVIKKVGGENKIDDSDFDVKTLINVDVEDMEVVIVDEQGDG; this is translated from the coding sequence ATGGATCGGCTCAAACAGTCGTTGCTCGACGCTCCAGTTATCGAGAAAGAGGAGTACCAGTACTTCGTCCATCCGATCAGCGACGGCGTCCCGATGCTCCGTCCCGAACTTCTCCGGGAGATCGTGATTCGGATTATCCGGAAGGCTGAACTCGAAGACGTCGACAAAATCGTTACCCCCGCGGCGATGGGGATTCACATCTCGACTGCCGTCTCGCTGATGACCGATATCCCACTGGTAGTCGTTCGCAAGCGTCAGTACGGACTCGAAGGCGAAGTCTCCCTCCAGCAGGTCACCGGCTACTCCGAGAGCGAGATGTACGTCAACGACGTCTACGAGGGGGACAAGGTGCTCGTTCTCGACGACGTACTCTCGACTGGCGGGACGCTCGCTGGGATCACGGGTGCCCTCGAAGAGATCGGCGCGGAGATCGTCGACATCGTCGCAGTCATCAAGAAGGTCGGCGGTGAGAACAAGATCGACGACTCCGACTTCGACGTCAAGACGCTGATCAACGTCGACGTCGAGGACATGGAAGTCGTCATCGTCGACGAACAGGGCGACGGCTAG
- a CDS encoding FUN14 domain-containing protein: MVEFNPLQLGLDNPQQLGLEVGGGAVIGGVIGFAAKKVAKLIAIIIGLELALFKFLETRGILEVNWDAISGAADNATGIATNATGVANNSTAGGAAAAQPPSWVMSVLSTIPVGAGFTGGFLVGFKKG, encoded by the coding sequence ATGGTAGAGTTCAATCCGCTACAACTCGGGCTGGACAATCCACAACAGCTCGGGCTCGAGGTAGGTGGTGGTGCAGTTATCGGTGGCGTCATCGGGTTCGCAGCCAAGAAAGTCGCGAAACTCATCGCGATCATTATCGGACTGGAACTTGCGCTGTTCAAGTTCTTAGAGACGAGAGGCATCCTGGAAGTCAACTGGGACGCGATCTCGGGTGCTGCGGACAACGCGACCGGTATCGCGACCAACGCGACCGGGGTGGCCAACAACTCGACAGCCGGTGGCGCTGCAGCCGCCCAGCCCCCGTCGTGGGTAATGAGTGTTCTCTCGACGATTCCGGTCGGTGCTGGGTTCACCGGTGGTTTCCTGGTCGGCTTCAAGAAGGGATAG
- a CDS encoding sodium:proton antiporter codes for MIETLLSTTGGATNTGEPQVILAVALGLLFALGTFLILRRDLVRVVWGVSIISQAANVYLVTMGGLRGSVPIVSHGGGHGTPTDPLVQALVLTAIVIGFGTTAFALVLTLRVYEEHGTIDLSEVSE; via the coding sequence ATGATCGAGACACTGCTTTCGACGACCGGCGGGGCGACGAATACAGGCGAGCCACAGGTCATCCTGGCTGTGGCGCTGGGGCTGCTGTTCGCGCTGGGGACGTTCCTGATCCTCCGCCGGGACTTGGTCCGGGTCGTCTGGGGCGTCTCGATCATCAGCCAGGCGGCGAACGTCTACCTCGTGACGATGGGCGGCCTCCGTGGCAGCGTCCCGATCGTCAGCCACGGAGGCGGTCACGGAACGCCGACCGACCCGCTCGTTCAGGCGCTGGTGCTGACGGCGATCGTCATCGGGTTCGGGACGACCGCCTTCGCGCTCGTGTTGACACTCAGAGTCTACGAGGAACACGGGACGATCGATCTCTCGGAGGTGAGTGAGTAA